One window from the genome of Variovorax sp. PAMC26660 encodes:
- a CDS encoding S41 family peptidase gives MGQKLKITGWVAAGAVAGVLTTVSLQTVARGSLAPLPLEELQQLAAVFGMVKSDYVEPVDEKKLISDAISGMVAGLDPHSQYFDKKSFKEFREGTTGRFVGVGIEISQEDGLIKVVSPIEGSPAFRAGLKPNDLITKIDDTAVRGLSLNEAVKRMRGEANTKVLLTIFRKDESRTFPVTITREEIRTQSVRGKIMEPGYGWIRLSQFQERTVEDFVKKIDEMYKEDPNLKGLVLDLRNDPGGLLDAAVAVSSAFLPENVTVVTTDGQLAESKSVYKAAPEYYQRRSGSDPLRSLPAALKTVPLVILVNEGSASASEIVAGALQDHKRGIVMGSQTFGKGSVQTVRPLGPDTGLKITTARYYTPSGTSIQAKGIVPNVLVDESAEGSPFAALRMREADLEKHLASGQGPETKDPEREKARDEARKRLEEEAKKPPQDRKVPEFGTDKDFPLVQALNRLKGQPVLVSKTQVIVDNKEEKKEN, from the coding sequence ATGGGCCAGAAACTGAAGATCACCGGCTGGGTCGCCGCCGGCGCCGTAGCTGGCGTCCTGACCACCGTCTCGTTGCAGACGGTCGCACGCGGATCGCTTGCGCCGCTCCCGCTCGAGGAATTGCAGCAGCTCGCTGCCGTCTTCGGCATGGTCAAGAGCGACTACGTCGAACCGGTCGACGAGAAAAAGCTCATTTCCGATGCAATTTCCGGCATGGTCGCCGGGCTCGACCCGCATTCCCAGTACTTCGACAAGAAGTCCTTCAAGGAATTCCGGGAAGGCACCACCGGCCGATTCGTCGGCGTGGGCATCGAGATTTCGCAGGAAGACGGCCTCATCAAGGTCGTCTCGCCCATCGAAGGCTCCCCGGCCTTCCGTGCCGGCCTCAAGCCCAATGACCTGATCACCAAGATCGACGACACCGCCGTGCGCGGCCTGTCGCTGAACGAAGCGGTCAAGCGCATGCGCGGCGAAGCCAACACCAAGGTGCTGCTGACCATCTTCCGCAAGGACGAGAGCCGCACCTTCCCGGTCACGATCACGCGCGAGGAAATTCGCACGCAGTCGGTCCGCGGCAAGATCATGGAGCCGGGCTACGGCTGGATCCGCCTGTCGCAATTCCAGGAACGCACTGTCGAAGACTTCGTCAAGAAGATCGACGAGATGTACAAGGAAGACCCGAACCTCAAGGGCCTGGTGCTCGACCTGCGCAATGACCCAGGCGGCCTGCTCGACGCGGCCGTGGCGGTGTCTTCGGCCTTCCTGCCCGAGAACGTCACGGTGGTGACCACCGACGGCCAGCTGGCCGAAAGCAAGTCGGTCTACAAGGCGGCCCCCGAGTACTACCAGCGCCGCTCAGGCAGCGACCCGCTGCGCAGCCTGCCTGCGGCCCTGAAGACCGTGCCGCTGGTGATCCTGGTGAACGAAGGCTCGGCCTCCGCCAGCGAAATCGTGGCGGGCGCGCTGCAGGACCACAAGCGCGGCATCGTCATGGGCAGCCAGACCTTCGGCAAGGGCTCGGTGCAGACGGTTCGCCCGCTCGGCCCGGACACCGGCCTGAAGATCACCACGGCGCGCTACTACACGCCAAGCGGCACCTCGATCCAGGCCAAGGGCATCGTGCCCAACGTGCTGGTCGACGAAAGCGCCGAGGGCAGCCCCTTCGCCGCCCTGCGCATGCGGGAAGCCGATCTCGAAAAGCATCTGGCCAGCGGCCAGGGCCCCGAGACCAAGGACCCGGAACGCGAAAAGGCCCGCGACGAAGCCCGCAAGCGCCTCGAGGAAGAGGCCAAGAAGCCGCCGCAGGACCGCAAGGTGCCCGAATTCGGTACCGACAAGGACTTCCCGCTGGTGCAGGCGCTCAACCGCCTGAAGGGCCAGCCGGTGCTGGTCAGCAAGACGCAGGTGATCGTCGACAACAAGGAAGAGAAGAAGGAAAACTGA